In a genomic window of Mycolicibacterium neoaurum VKM Ac-1815D:
- a CDS encoding M50 family metallopeptidase, with protein sequence MMFTVGIVLFALAILASVALHECGHMWVARATGMKVRRYFVGFGPTLWSTRRPNKLGSTEYGIKAVPLGGFCDIAGMTAVDEIADEDRPYAMYRQKVWKRVAVLFAGPAMNFIIGLVLIYGIAVVWGLPSLTPPPTTAVIGETACVAPQVAKEGDTLYGPCPQPGPGPAALAGLQPGDTIVKVGDTDVATFPEMAAEIRKLDGPVQVVYERDGQRLSTVVDVARTQRFTSAEAATPDTVGAIGVSAVQPPGPTQYNPLTAIPATFTFTGDLAVELGKALAKIPTKIGALVDAIGGGERDKETPISVVGASIIGGETVDAGLWVAFWFFLAQLNFVLGAVNLIPLLPFDGGHVAVATYEKLRNMFRAARGKVAAEPVNYLKLMPATYVVLAVVAGYMLLTVTADFVNPISIFD encoded by the coding sequence ATGATGTTCACTGTCGGCATCGTGCTCTTCGCACTGGCCATCCTCGCGTCGGTGGCATTGCACGAGTGCGGGCACATGTGGGTGGCCCGAGCCACCGGTATGAAGGTGCGCCGCTATTTCGTCGGCTTCGGTCCGACGCTGTGGTCGACGCGGCGACCCAACAAGCTCGGCAGTACCGAATACGGCATCAAGGCCGTCCCGCTCGGCGGGTTCTGCGATATCGCAGGCATGACCGCCGTCGACGAGATCGCCGATGAGGACCGGCCCTACGCGATGTACCGCCAGAAGGTGTGGAAGCGCGTCGCGGTGCTGTTCGCCGGGCCCGCGATGAACTTCATCATCGGCCTGGTCCTCATCTACGGCATCGCCGTCGTGTGGGGGCTGCCCAGCCTGACGCCGCCACCGACGACCGCCGTGATCGGTGAAACCGCTTGTGTGGCACCGCAGGTGGCCAAGGAGGGGGACACCCTCTACGGTCCGTGTCCGCAGCCCGGCCCCGGCCCGGCGGCCCTGGCCGGACTGCAGCCCGGGGACACCATCGTCAAGGTCGGCGACACCGATGTGGCGACATTCCCCGAGATGGCGGCCGAGATCCGCAAGCTCGACGGTCCGGTCCAGGTGGTCTACGAGCGAGACGGCCAGCGCCTGTCCACCGTCGTCGACGTCGCCAGGACCCAGCGTTTCACCTCGGCCGAGGCGGCCACCCCGGACACGGTCGGTGCCATCGGTGTCAGCGCGGTGCAACCGCCCGGGCCCACGCAGTACAACCCGTTGACCGCCATCCCGGCGACTTTCACCTTCACCGGTGATCTGGCAGTCGAACTCGGCAAGGCGCTGGCGAAGATCCCCACCAAGATCGGCGCCCTCGTCGACGCCATCGGTGGCGGGGAACGCGACAAGGAGACCCCGATCTCGGTGGTGGGCGCCTCGATCATCGGCGGCGAGACCGTCGACGCCGGGCTGTGGGTGGCCTTCTGGTTCTTCCTGGCCCAGCTGAACTTCGTGCTGGGAGCGGTCAACCTGATCCCACTGCTGCCCTTCGACGGTGGTCACGTCGCGGTGGCCACCTACGAGAAGTTACGGAACATGTTCCGTGCGGCCCGCGGCAAAGTCGCCGCGGAACCGGTCAACTATCTCAAGCTGATGCCCGCCACCTACGTTGTGCTGGCGGTGGTTGCCGGGTACATGCTGTTGACGGTCACCGCCGACTTTGTCAACCCGATCAGCATCTTCGACTAG
- the ispG gene encoding flavodoxin-dependent (E)-4-hydroxy-3-methylbut-2-enyl-diphosphate synthase, with amino-acid sequence MPAPPPPVLAPRRKTRQLKVGDVGVGSESPISVQSMCTTKTHDINSTLQQIAELTASGCDIVRVACPRQEDADALPIIAKKANIPVIADIHFQPKYIFAAIDAGCAAVRVNPGNIKEFDGRVKEVAKAAGAAGIPIRIGVNAGSLDKRMLEKYGKATPEALVESALWEASLFEEHGFGDIKISVKHNDPVIMVAAYEQLAAQCDYPLHLGVTEAGPAFQGTIKSAVAFGALLSRGIGDTIRVSLSAPPAEEIKVGNQILESLNLRPRGLEIVSCPSCGRAQVDVYTLANEVSAGLDGLDVPLRVAVMGCVVNGPGEAREADLGVASGNGKGQIFVKGEVVKTVPEAQIVETLIEEAMRIAGEADEQGTPSGPPVVTVS; translated from the coding sequence ATGCCGGCCCCGCCGCCGCCCGTGCTGGCCCCCCGCCGCAAGACCCGGCAGCTCAAGGTCGGTGATGTCGGTGTGGGCAGTGAATCCCCGATCTCGGTGCAGTCCATGTGCACCACCAAGACCCATGACATCAACTCGACGCTGCAGCAGATCGCCGAGTTGACCGCCTCCGGATGCGATATCGTCCGCGTCGCCTGCCCGCGTCAGGAAGACGCCGACGCGCTGCCGATCATCGCCAAGAAGGCCAACATCCCGGTCATCGCGGACATCCACTTCCAGCCCAAATACATCTTCGCGGCCATCGACGCCGGATGCGCGGCGGTTCGGGTGAACCCAGGAAACATCAAGGAGTTCGACGGTCGGGTCAAGGAGGTGGCCAAGGCCGCGGGCGCGGCGGGTATTCCGATCCGGATCGGGGTCAACGCCGGCTCGCTGGACAAGCGCATGCTGGAGAAGTACGGCAAGGCGACCCCGGAGGCGTTGGTCGAGTCCGCGCTGTGGGAGGCCTCGCTGTTCGAGGAGCACGGCTTCGGCGATATCAAGATCAGCGTCAAGCACAACGACCCGGTCATCATGGTCGCGGCCTACGAGCAGCTCGCCGCGCAGTGTGATTACCCGCTGCACCTCGGTGTCACCGAGGCGGGGCCGGCGTTCCAGGGCACCATCAAATCCGCCGTCGCGTTCGGTGCGCTGCTCTCCCGCGGGATCGGCGACACCATTCGGGTCTCGTTGTCGGCGCCGCCCGCTGAGGAGATCAAGGTCGGCAACCAGATCCTGGAGTCGCTGAACCTGCGTCCGCGCGGGTTGGAGATCGTCTCCTGCCCGTCCTGCGGGCGCGCCCAGGTCGATGTGTACACGCTGGCCAACGAGGTCTCCGCCGGTCTGGACGGGCTCGATGTACCGCTGCGGGTCGCCGTGATGGGGTGTGTGGTGAACGGACCGGGCGAGGCGCGGGAGGCCGACCTGGGGGTGGCTTCGGGCAACGGTAAGGGGCAGATCTTCGTCAAGGGTGAGGTCGTCAAGACCGTCCCCGAGGCCCAGATCGTGGAAACCCTCATCGAGGAGGCCATGCGGATCGCCGGGGAGGCGGACGA